CGTACGGGCTGTCGGCCGGCATCTGGACGGAGAAGGGCTCGCGGATCCTGTGGATGGCCAGCCGGCTGCGGGCCGGCGTGATCTGGGCCAACACCTTCAACCGCTTCGACCCGACTTCGCCGTTCGGCGGCTACTCCGAGTCAGGCTTCGGCCGTGAGGGCGGACGCCACGGCCTTGCCGCCTATCTCCAGAGCGAGGCCTGAGATGCCCAGCAAGCCGGCCCAGTCGGACAAGCCTGCCCGGTCCGGCAGCACGCCCAGCCCGCGGCTGGCGGTCCGCAAGACCTACAAGCTCTACATCGGCGGCGCGTTCCCCCGATCGGAGTCCGGGCGCTCCTACCCGGTCACCGATCCGGCCGGCCAGTTGCTGGCCCACGCCGCGCAGGCCTCGCGCAAGGACCTGCGCGACGCCGTGACGGCGGCCCGCAAGGCGTTCGCCGGCTGGTCGGGCGCCACCGCCTACAACCGCGGCCAGGTGCTCTACCGGATCGCGGAGATGCTGGAGGGGCGTCGCGAGCAGTTCATCGCCGAGGTCGCCGCGGCCGAGGGCTGCGGGCCCGACGCTGCCGAGGCCCAGGTGGACGCCGCCATCGACCGCTGGGTCTGGTACGCCGGCTGGAGCGACAAGTACGCCCAAGTGGTGGGTGGAGCCAACCCGGTCGCCGGGCCGTACTTCAACTTCTCGCTGCCCGAGCCGTCCGGCGTGGTCGCCATCATCGCCCCCCAGGAGTCCTCGCTGCTGGGCTTCGTCTCGGTGGTCGCGCCGGCGCTGACCACCGGCAACACCGTGGTGGTGCTGGCCTCGCAGGACCGGCCGCTGCCCGCGGTCTCGCTCAGCGAGGCACTGGCCACCTCGGACCTGCCGGGCGGGGTGCTGAACCTGCTGACCGGGTCGGCGGCCGAGCTGGCCCCGTGGCTGGCCAGCCACCGCGACGTCGACTGCCTCGACCTGACCGGCATCGCGCCCGCCGACCGGGTGCCGCTGGCCCAGGCGGCGGCGGACAACGTCAAGCGGGTGCTCGCGCCGGCGACGCTGGACCTCGACGCCGAGCCCGGCATGTCGCGGCTGGCTGCCTTCGTCGAAACCAAGACCGTCTGGCACCCGCTGGGAGTGTGAGGTCGACTGTTTCTGCGGAGTGCGGAAATAGTCGCAGGCTCGGGTCGTATTCACGGGCCTTCTGAGCCCGGCTCGGTTGCGATGGCGTCCACCGGCTAAGTTGCCTGTCATGCCGTCCTTCGCTGATCCCATCGTCGCCATCTCGCTGGCCGCCAACGGGCGCTCCGGCCTCACCCTGTTCGCACCGCCGTGGGAGGACACCGACGGAGAGGAGTGGCAGGGCTTTCTCGGGGACGGCTCCAAGATCGTGCTGCTGGGCACCCCGGACGAGCTCAACACCTGGCTGGGCGATCATCCCGACCACGACCTGGCCGACCACCCGGCCTGGCAGGCGTTCGCGAACAAGGGCAAGGGCGCGCTGTCACCGGCGCCCGAGGCGCACTACGACTTCGACCGGGTCTACGAGCTGGCCGCCGGCGAA
The DNA window shown above is from Jatrophihabitans sp. and carries:
- a CDS encoding aldehyde dehydrogenase family protein, whose amino-acid sequence is MPSKPAQSDKPARSGSTPSPRLAVRKTYKLYIGGAFPRSESGRSYPVTDPAGQLLAHAAQASRKDLRDAVTAARKAFAGWSGATAYNRGQVLYRIAEMLEGRREQFIAEVAAAEGCGPDAAEAQVDAAIDRWVWYAGWSDKYAQVVGGANPVAGPYFNFSLPEPSGVVAIIAPQESSLLGFVSVVAPALTTGNTVVVLASQDRPLPAVSLSEALATSDLPGGVLNLLTGSAAELAPWLASHRDVDCLDLTGIAPADRVPLAQAAADNVKRVLAPATLDLDAEPGMSRLAAFVETKTVWHPLGV